Proteins encoded by one window of Govania unica:
- the ptsN gene encoding PTS IIA-like nitrogen regulatory protein PtsN — translation MEISDLVSLEAIDPHLKASSKKQALQELAEQAAQIVGQPERAIFDVLLERERLGTTGVGQGVAIPHGRLPNLDRLYGFFARLDTPIDFDAIDEQPVDLIFLLLAPESAGADHLKALAKVSRLLRNKPVCDKIRGSDNADAIYALLIEPAASHAA, via the coding sequence ATGGAAATTTCTGATTTGGTAAGCCTGGAAGCCATCGATCCGCACCTCAAGGCTTCCAGTAAAAAACAAGCGTTGCAGGAGCTTGCGGAACAAGCCGCGCAGATTGTCGGGCAGCCGGAACGGGCTATTTTCGATGTTCTGCTCGAACGCGAGCGTCTCGGAACCACAGGGGTCGGGCAGGGGGTGGCCATTCCACATGGTCGTCTGCCGAACCTTGACCGGCTTTATGGCTTTTTTGCCCGTCTCGATACGCCGATTGATTTCGACGCCATTGATGAACAGCCTGTGGATCTGATTTTCCTGCTTCTCGCGCCGGAATCGGCGGGGGCCGACCATCTGAAGGCGCTGGCCAAAGTGTCTCGTCTTCTGCGCAACAAGCCGGTCTGCGACAAAATACGTGGCAGCGACAATGCCGATGCCATCTATGCCTTGCTGATCGAGCCTGCGGCCTCTCACGCGGCGTAA
- a CDS encoding DUF1150 family protein, with the protein MHTNHEALKIMSPETFAHLGEGDLVYIKAVQRHGVPSFAVHAANGRELAVFESWEAALTTALENNMSPARLH; encoded by the coding sequence ATGCACACCAATCATGAAGCTCTGAAGATCATGAGCCCGGAAACCTTCGCCCATCTCGGGGAAGGCGACCTCGTCTATATCAAGGCTGTCCAGCGTCACGGTGTGCCGAGCTTTGCCGTGCATGCCGCGAATGGCCGCGAACTGGCTGTATTTGAAAGCTGGGAGGCCGCACTGACTACGGCGCTTGAAAATAACATGAGCCCTGCCCGCCTGCATTAA
- a CDS encoding Hsp20 family protein: MERIVERIAKAGNDSYPPFNIEHVGADRLRISLAVAGFAKPDLSITLEDNILTIRGRQPEDSEDDGTSSGASRLFLHRGIATRQFQRRFVLERGVEITGAVLKNGLLEIDLRQPPPSSTIVEITITDD; encoded by the coding sequence GTGGAACGCATCGTCGAACGCATCGCCAAAGCAGGCAATGACAGCTATCCCCCGTTCAATATCGAGCATGTGGGGGCCGATCGCTTACGCATCAGCCTTGCGGTTGCAGGCTTTGCCAAACCGGATCTGTCGATCACGCTCGAAGACAATATCCTGACCATACGGGGCCGTCAGCCTGAAGACAGTGAAGATGATGGCACAAGCAGCGGCGCAAGCCGCCTTTTCCTCCATCGCGGCATCGCCACCCGTCAGTTTCAACGCCGGTTCGTATTGGAACGCGGGGTCGAGATTACCGGGGCGGTGCTCAAGAATGGTTTACTGGAAATTGATCTGCGCCAACCACCGCCATCGTCTACAATAGTAGAGATCACCATTACCGACGACTGA